From the genome of Mycobacterium dioxanotrophicus, one region includes:
- a CDS encoding multidrug effflux MFS transporter, whose product MASSPHVDETTASQNPGVSRTRMILVLGALIALGPLTIDMYLPALPRIADELSVSSSVAQLTLTGTLAGLGLGQLIVGPLSDSLGRRRPLMAGIVLHMLASLLCVFAPNIAALGIARGLQGMGAAAASVVAVAVVGDLFAGSAAATVMSRLMLVLGVAPVLAPSLGAAVLLKGSWHWVFIALVLLAGALLLMAVLALPETLPVSHRRPLHVGSILGTYAELLRDARFVILVLVAALGMSGLFAYISAAPFVLQGRYGLDQQAFALVFAAGAVALIGSTQFNVVLLRRFTPQAITVTALAAASVAGLLFIGITVAQVGGLTGFIAPVLGILAAMGLVIPNAPAVALSRHPDAAGTAAALLGAAQFGLGAAIAPLVGALGNGALALSVVMTLGVMIALFALLAVGLRRDDETVDDIVPAAVVEPA is encoded by the coding sequence ATGGCATCATCGCCCCACGTGGACGAGACGACAGCCAGCCAGAATCCCGGCGTAAGCCGCACCCGCATGATTCTGGTGTTGGGCGCCCTGATCGCCCTCGGCCCGCTCACCATCGACATGTACCTCCCTGCACTGCCGAGGATCGCCGACGAGCTCTCGGTGTCGTCGTCGGTCGCGCAGCTCACGCTCACCGGAACGCTCGCGGGGCTAGGATTGGGCCAGCTCATCGTGGGTCCGTTGTCGGATTCCCTGGGCCGGCGGCGTCCGCTGATGGCTGGCATCGTGCTGCACATGCTGGCGTCCCTGCTCTGTGTCTTCGCCCCGAACATCGCGGCTCTCGGCATCGCGCGCGGCCTGCAGGGCATGGGCGCGGCGGCGGCCTCGGTGGTCGCGGTTGCCGTCGTCGGCGACCTGTTCGCGGGTTCGGCTGCGGCGACCGTGATGTCCCGGCTCATGCTGGTGCTCGGCGTGGCGCCGGTGCTCGCGCCCTCGCTGGGCGCGGCGGTCCTGCTGAAGGGTTCGTGGCACTGGGTGTTCATCGCGCTGGTGCTGCTGGCCGGTGCCCTGTTGCTGATGGCCGTGCTGGCGCTGCCGGAAACGCTGCCGGTGTCGCATCGGCGCCCGTTACACGTCGGCAGCATTCTCGGCACCTATGCCGAACTGCTGCGAGACGCGCGATTCGTCATCCTGGTGCTCGTCGCGGCTCTCGGCATGTCCGGTCTGTTCGCCTACATCTCGGCCGCGCCGTTCGTACTGCAGGGCCGCTACGGGCTCGATCAACAAGCGTTCGCGCTGGTGTTCGCCGCAGGTGCGGTCGCACTCATCGGGTCGACGCAGTTCAACGTGGTGCTGCTGCGGCGGTTCACCCCTCAGGCCATCACCGTGACTGCGCTGGCCGCGGCTTCGGTGGCCGGCCTGTTGTTCATCGGCATCACCGTGGCGCAGGTCGGCGGGTTGACGGGGTTTATCGCACCCGTGCTCGGCATCCTGGCGGCCATGGGTCTGGTGATTCCCAATGCCCCGGCTGTGGCGCTGTCACGTCATCCCGATGCGGCGGGGACTGCCGCCGCGCTGCTCGGCGCCGCCCAGTTCGGGCTCGGTGCAGCAATTGCGCCCTTGGTCGGCGCGCTGGGCAACGGGGCGCTGGCGCTTTCGGTGGTGATGACGCTGGGTGTCATGATCGCGCTGTTTGCGTTGCTGGCCGTCGGGTTGCGACGCGATGACGAGACTGTGGACGACATCGTTCCCGCAGCCGTCGTCGAACCTGCTTGA
- a CDS encoding histone-like nucleoid-structuring protein Lsr2, whose protein sequence is MGKIVTIEYVDDLDGVEIDADVVDTVEFSYRGQDYSLVLTTKNGAQFDKDMARYITAAKKAQTRDARAARKKARPEPRQSAKPKATPQRKAASRKATAAAPSGPEKIRAIREWAVANGHNVSRRGRIPASIMDAYNAAH, encoded by the coding sequence GTGGGCAAGATAGTGACAATCGAGTACGTCGACGACCTCGATGGGGTGGAGATCGACGCAGACGTTGTTGACACGGTTGAGTTTTCTTATCGCGGGCAGGACTACTCGCTCGTCTTGACCACCAAGAACGGCGCCCAGTTCGACAAGGACATGGCTCGTTACATCACCGCCGCCAAGAAAGCGCAGACCCGCGACGCCCGGGCCGCACGCAAGAAAGCCCGGCCGGAACCGCGACAGTCGGCCAAGCCCAAAGCAACTCCGCAGCGTAAAGCCGCGTCACGTAAAGCCACCGCGGCCGCACCCTCGGGCCCCGAGAAAATTCGGGCGATACGCGAATGGGCTGTGGCCAACGGCCATAACGTCTCCCGGCGCGGCCGCATTCCGGCGTCCATCATGGATGCCTACAACGCAGCGCACTGA
- a CDS encoding multifunctional oxoglutarate decarboxylase/oxoglutarate dehydrogenase thiamine pyrophosphate-binding subunit/dihydrolipoyllysine-residue succinyltransferase subunit has product MYRKFREDPSSVDPSWHEFLVDYSPEPVTDTTAANGQSPAPAAPATPAAPPAAAAPAAPAPATPAAPAPAAAAAAPAPKAAKSVSVAEGDASQVLRGAAAAVVKNMNASLEVPTATSVRAIPAKLMIDNRVVINNHLKRTRGGKISFTHLLGYAIVQAVKAFPNMNRHFAEIDGKPNAVTPAHTNLGLAIDLPGRDGNRQLVVAAIKKCETMAFGQFIAAYEDIVRRARDGKLTAEDFSGVTISLTNPGTIGTVHSVPRLMAGQGAIIGAGAMEYPAEFQGASAERINEVGIGKLITLTSTYDHRIIQGAESGDFLRTIHQLLLDDDFFDEIFRELGIPYEPVRWRTDNPDSIADKNARVIELIAAYRNRGHLMADIDPLRLDKTRFRSHPDLDVNTHGLTLWDLDRVFKVDGFAGKQYMKLRDILGLLRDAYCRHVGVEYTHILEPEQQKWLQERIEVKHAKPTVAEQKYILSKLNAAEAFETFLQTKYVGQKRFSLEGAETVIPMMDAAIDQAAEHALDEVIIGMPHRGRLNVLANIVGKPYSQIFTEFEGNLNPSQAHGSGDVKYHLGASGNYIQMFGDNDIQVSLTANPSHLEAVDPVLEGLVRAKQDLLDDGTDAEGSQTFPVVPLMLHGDAAFAGQGVVAETLNLALLKGYRTGGTIHIVVNNQIGFTTAPTDSRSSEYCTDVAKMIGAPIFHVNGDDPEACAWVARLAIDFRQAFKKDVVIDMLCYRRRGHNEGDDPSMTQPYMYDVIDTKRGSRKAYTESLIGRGDISMKEAEDALRDYQGQLERVFNEVRELEKHAAEPSESVEADQQIPQRLATAVDKSLLARIGDAHLALPDGFTVHPRVKPVLEKRREMAYEGKIDWAFAELLALGSLVSEGKLVRLSGQDTQRGTFTQRHAVIVDRKTGEEFTPLQLLATTTDGTPTGGRFLVYNSALSEYAAVGFEYGYSVGNPDAMVLWEAQFGDFVNGAQSIIDEFISSGEAKWGQLSNVVLLLPHGHEGQGPDHTSGRIERFLQLWAEGSMTIAVPSTPANYFHLLRRHGLDGIQRPLIVFTPKSMLRNKAAVSDIRDFTEQKFRSVLEEPTYTDGDGDRTKVTRILLCSGKIYYDLAARKVKDKRDDVAIVRLEQLAPLPKRRLAQTLDNYPNATDKYWVQEEPANQGAWPSVGLTLPEVLPEYFNPIKRISRCAMSAPSSGSSKVHAVEQQEIIDLAFG; this is encoded by the coding sequence ATGTATCGCAAGTTCCGCGAGGATCCGTCGTCGGTGGATCCGAGTTGGCATGAGTTTCTTGTTGACTATTCGCCCGAGCCTGTGACCGATACCACGGCCGCCAACGGCCAGTCCCCGGCGCCGGCCGCGCCCGCCACCCCCGCTGCTCCCCCGGCTGCGGCGGCCCCGGCAGCGCCCGCCCCGGCTACTCCCGCGGCGCCGGCCCCCGCTGCTGCTGCGGCGGCACCGGCACCCAAGGCGGCAAAGTCGGTGTCGGTGGCCGAGGGTGATGCTTCGCAGGTGTTGCGGGGTGCTGCGGCGGCGGTGGTGAAGAACATGAACGCCTCGCTGGAGGTGCCCACCGCGACCAGCGTGCGGGCCATCCCGGCGAAGTTGATGATCGACAACCGGGTGGTCATCAACAACCACCTCAAACGCACCCGCGGCGGCAAGATCAGCTTCACCCACCTGCTCGGCTATGCCATCGTGCAAGCGGTCAAGGCGTTCCCGAACATGAACCGGCACTTCGCCGAAATCGACGGCAAACCCAACGCGGTCACCCCCGCACACACCAACCTTGGGTTGGCCATCGACCTGCCCGGTCGTGACGGTAACCGCCAACTGGTCGTCGCCGCGATCAAAAAGTGCGAAACCATGGCGTTCGGCCAGTTCATCGCCGCCTATGAGGACATCGTCCGGCGCGCCCGCGACGGCAAACTCACCGCCGAAGACTTCTCCGGGGTCACCATCTCCCTGACCAACCCCGGCACCATCGGCACCGTGCACTCGGTACCCCGCCTGATGGCCGGGCAGGGCGCCATCATCGGCGCCGGCGCCATGGAATACCCCGCCGAATTCCAGGGCGCGAGTGCCGAACGCATCAACGAGGTCGGCATCGGCAAGCTCATCACCTTGACCTCGACCTACGATCACCGCATCATCCAGGGCGCGGAATCCGGCGACTTCCTGCGCACCATCCACCAGCTGCTGCTCGACGACGACTTCTTCGACGAAATCTTCCGCGAACTGGGCATCCCGTACGAGCCGGTGCGGTGGCGCACCGACAACCCGGACTCGATCGCCGACAAGAACGCCCGCGTCATCGAACTGATCGCCGCCTACCGCAACCGCGGCCACCTGATGGCCGACATCGACCCGCTACGCCTGGACAAAACCCGCTTCCGCAGCCACCCCGATCTGGACGTCAACACCCACGGCCTCACCCTGTGGGATCTGGACCGGGTGTTCAAGGTCGACGGGTTCGCCGGCAAGCAATACATGAAACTGCGCGACATCCTGGGCCTGCTGCGCGACGCCTACTGCCGCCACGTCGGGGTGGAATACACCCACATCCTCGAACCCGAACAGCAGAAATGGCTGCAGGAACGCATCGAGGTCAAACACGCCAAACCCACCGTCGCCGAACAGAAATACATCCTGTCCAAACTCAACGCCGCCGAAGCGTTCGAAACGTTCCTGCAAACCAAATACGTCGGGCAGAAACGCTTCTCCCTGGAAGGCGCCGAAACCGTCATCCCGATGATGGACGCCGCCATCGATCAGGCCGCCGAACACGCCCTCGACGAGGTCATCATCGGCATGCCGCACCGCGGCCGGCTCAACGTGCTGGCCAACATCGTCGGCAAACCCTACTCCCAGATTTTCACCGAGTTCGAAGGCAACCTCAACCCGTCCCAAGCCCACGGCTCCGGCGACGTGAAATACCACCTCGGCGCCTCAGGCAACTACATCCAAATGTTCGGCGACAACGACATCCAAGTCTCGCTGACCGCCAACCCGTCGCATCTGGAGGCGGTGGACCCGGTGCTGGAGGGCCTGGTCCGCGCCAAACAAGACCTCCTCGATGACGGCACCGACGCCGAAGGCTCGCAAACCTTCCCCGTCGTGCCGTTGATGCTGCACGGCGACGCCGCGTTCGCCGGCCAAGGCGTGGTCGCCGAAACGTTGAACCTCGCCCTGCTCAAGGGCTACCGCACCGGCGGCACCATCCACATCGTGGTCAACAACCAGATCGGATTCACCACCGCACCCACCGATTCCCGCTCCAGCGAGTACTGCACCGACGTGGCGAAAATGATCGGCGCGCCGATCTTCCACGTCAACGGCGACGATCCCGAAGCCTGCGCCTGGGTGGCGCGGCTGGCCATCGACTTCCGCCAAGCGTTCAAAAAAGACGTCGTCATCGACATGCTGTGCTACCGCCGCCGCGGGCACAACGAAGGCGACGACCCATCGATGACCCAGCCCTACATGTACGACGTCATCGACACCAAACGCGGCTCCCGCAAGGCCTACACCGAATCCCTGATCGGCCGCGGCGACATCTCCATGAAAGAAGCCGAAGACGCCCTGCGCGACTACCAAGGCCAACTCGAACGCGTCTTCAACGAAGTCCGCGAACTGGAAAAACACGCCGCCGAACCCAGCGAATCGGTCGAAGCCGACCAACAAATCCCCCAACGCCTGGCCACCGCGGTCGACAAATCCCTGCTGGCCCGCATCGGCGACGCCCACCTCGCGTTGCCCGACGGGTTCACCGTGCACCCCCGCGTCAAACCCGTCCTGGAAAAACGCCGCGAAATGGCCTACGAAGGCAAAATCGACTGGGCCTTCGCCGAACTGCTCGCCCTCGGCTCGCTGGTCTCCGAAGGCAAACTGGTCCGGTTGAGCGGCCAAGACACCCAACGCGGCACCTTCACCCAACGCCACGCCGTCATCGTCGACCGCAAAACCGGTGAAGAATTCACCCCGCTGCAACTGCTGGCCACCACCACCGACGGCACCCCCACCGGCGGCCGGTTCCTGGTCTACAACTCCGCACTGTCCGAATACGCCGCCGTCGGCTTCGAATACGGCTACTCGGTGGGCAACCCCGACGCCATGGTGCTCTGGGAAGCCCAATTCGGCGACTTCGTCAACGGCGCCCAATCCATCATCGACGAATTCATCTCCTCCGGTGAAGCCAAATGGGGCCAACTGTCCAACGTCGTACTGCTGCTGCCGCACGGGCACGAAGGCCAAGGCCCCGACCACACCTCCGGACGCATCGAACGCTTCCTACAACTGTGGGCCGAAGGATCGATGACCATCGCCGTGCCCTCGACCCCGGCCAACTACTTCCACCTGCTGCGCCGCCACGGCCTCGACGGCATCCAACGCCCCCTGATCGTGTTCACCCCCAAATCCATGCTGCGCAACAAGGCCGCCGTCTCCGACATCCGCGACTTCACCGAACAAAAATTCCGCTCCGTCCTCGAAGAACCCACCTACACCGACGGCGACGGCGACCGCACCAAAGTCACCCGCATCCTGCTGTGCAGCGGCAAAATCTACTACGACCTCGCCGCCCGCAAAGTCAAAGACAAACGCGACGACGTCGCCATCGTGCGGCTCGAACAACTCGCCCCGCTACCCAAACGCCGCCTGGCCCAAACCCTCGACAACTACCCCAACGCCACCGACAAATACTGGGTCCAAGAAGAACCCGCCAACCAAGGCGCCTGGCCGTCGGTCGGACTCACCCTGCCCGAAGTCCTCCCCGAATACTTCAACCCCATCAAACGCATCTCCCGATGCGCCATGTCCGCACCATCATCCGGCTCATCGAAGGTGCACGCGGTCGAACAGCAGGAGATCATCGATCTCGCGTTCGGGTAG
- a CDS encoding DHA2 family efflux MFS transporter permease subunit yields MFETLNARFAGRTASHNPWNALWAMMVGFFMILLDATIVAVANPTIMQRLGADYDGVIWVTSAYLLAYAVPLLVSGRLGDVYGPKNLYLAGLAVFTAASLACGLAGSIETLIAARVVQGIGAALLTPQTLSTITRIFPPERRGVAMSVWGATAGVATLVGPLAGGVLVGGLGWQWIFFVNVPIGIIGFGLAVWLVPVLPTAPHRFDLLGVALSAIGMFLIVFALQEGHAHHWASWVWGTLAAGVLVMVGFVYWQSVNTAEPLIPLRIFADRDFSLANIGVATIGFAVTAMILPLMFFAQSVCGLSPTRSALLVAPTAIASGSLAPLVGRIVDRSHPRPVVGFGFAAMAVGLTWLSIEMTPVTPIWRLVLPQVLMGVGMAFIWSPLAATATRNLSPSLAGAGSGVYNATRQVGSVLGSAGIAAFMTWEIGRQMPGPAVVEPRAETAATVLPGFLHEPFATAMAQSMLLPAFIALFGVVAALFLRGFGDRSGVAEDSYADEVDDVDDVDDRDEPTEVLRVVGPVNQYLPDYPDDDEYIEYTVQWDEPEPEPVSGAEPEPAPDPVTEPLSTQAPPADAAEDEDPWQAILNRLMADMPANSSDELIGHAHNGFHVDAGQHFRPLKPPSGEHRRVNGNHYGGDPDDNPSYGRHSRPGD; encoded by the coding sequence ATGTTCGAGACCTTGAACGCCCGGTTCGCGGGCCGCACTGCCAGCCACAACCCGTGGAACGCGTTGTGGGCGATGATGGTCGGCTTCTTCATGATCCTGCTCGACGCCACCATCGTGGCCGTCGCCAATCCGACCATCATGCAGCGGTTGGGCGCCGACTACGACGGCGTGATCTGGGTGACCAGCGCTTACCTGCTGGCCTATGCCGTGCCGTTGCTGGTGTCGGGCCGGCTCGGCGACGTGTACGGGCCGAAGAACCTCTACCTCGCCGGGCTGGCGGTGTTCACCGCGGCGTCGCTGGCGTGTGGGCTGGCGGGCAGCATCGAGACCCTGATCGCCGCGCGCGTCGTGCAGGGGATCGGTGCGGCTTTGTTGACGCCGCAGACCCTCTCGACCATCACCCGGATCTTCCCGCCCGAGCGGCGAGGCGTCGCCATGAGTGTGTGGGGCGCCACCGCAGGTGTGGCCACGCTCGTCGGCCCGCTCGCGGGCGGCGTCCTGGTCGGTGGTCTGGGCTGGCAATGGATCTTCTTCGTCAACGTGCCGATCGGGATCATCGGCTTCGGTCTGGCGGTTTGGCTGGTTCCCGTGTTGCCGACCGCGCCGCACCGGTTCGACCTGCTCGGTGTGGCGTTGTCCGCCATCGGCATGTTCCTCATCGTGTTCGCGCTGCAGGAAGGACACGCGCACCACTGGGCGTCGTGGGTGTGGGGGACGCTGGCCGCCGGGGTCTTGGTGATGGTCGGATTTGTCTACTGGCAGTCGGTCAACACCGCCGAACCACTGATTCCTTTGCGCATCTTTGCTGACCGCGATTTCAGTCTGGCCAATATCGGAGTGGCCACCATCGGCTTCGCTGTGACGGCGATGATCCTGCCGCTGATGTTCTTTGCACAGTCGGTGTGCGGGCTGTCGCCGACCAGATCGGCACTGCTGGTCGCGCCGACGGCGATCGCCAGCGGTTCGCTGGCACCGCTGGTGGGCCGCATCGTGGACCGCTCACATCCGCGGCCGGTGGTCGGCTTCGGCTTCGCCGCCATGGCCGTCGGTCTGACGTGGTTGTCGATCGAGATGACCCCTGTCACGCCGATCTGGCGGCTGGTGCTGCCCCAGGTGTTGATGGGCGTCGGGATGGCATTCATCTGGTCGCCGCTGGCCGCGACCGCAACCCGCAATCTGTCGCCCAGCCTGGCCGGCGCCGGGTCGGGTGTGTACAACGCCACCCGGCAGGTCGGGTCGGTACTCGGCAGCGCCGGCATCGCGGCTTTCATGACGTGGGAGATCGGCAGGCAGATGCCGGGACCCGCGGTGGTCGAGCCGCGGGCCGAGACCGCCGCGACGGTGCTGCCGGGATTCCTGCACGAGCCGTTCGCCACGGCCATGGCCCAGTCGATGCTGCTGCCGGCCTTCATTGCGCTCTTCGGTGTGGTCGCGGCGTTGTTCCTGCGCGGCTTCGGTGACCGTTCGGGTGTCGCCGAGGACAGCTATGCCGACGAGGTCGATGACGTCGACGACGTTGACGACCGCGACGAACCGACCGAGGTGCTGCGCGTGGTGGGTCCTGTCAACCAATACCTGCCCGACTACCCGGACGACGACGAGTACATCGAGTACACCGTGCAGTGGGATGAGCCCGAGCCCGAGCCAGTGTCCGGCGCCGAGCCGGAGCCGGCACCGGATCCCGTCACGGAGCCGCTGAGCACCCAAGCGCCGCCCGCGGACGCTGCCGAGGACGAGGACCCGTGGCAGGCGATACTGAACCGGCTCATGGCCGATATGCCGGCGAATTCGTCAGACGAGCTGATCGGTCACGCGCACAACGGCTTTCACGTTGATGCCGGGCAGCATTTCCGCCCGCTGAAGCCGCCGAGCGGGGAGCACCGCCGCGTCAACGGCAATCACTACGGCGGGGACCCCGACGACAACCCGTCCTACGGCAGGCATTCGCGCCCGGGGGATTAG
- a CDS encoding MFS transporter has protein sequence MLASLLGTTIEWYDFFLYATAASLVFNHAFFPDQSSFVGTMLAFATFAVGFVVRPIGGFVFGHIGDRIGRKRTLALTMLLMGGATALMGLLPTAAQIGALAPVLLLVLRVVQGFALGGEWAGAVLLAVEHSPRHRRGLFGSIPQVGLALGLALGTGVFVVLQLALSPDAFLAYGWRIAFLISIALVIFGVVVRFRVAETPAFEKIRADDDRAAVPVREIFRPPALRSTILGLLSRWGEGAAFNTWGVFTIAYATTTLHLGKVPVLIVVTISALVMAALLPVSGHLADRFGARTVYASGIAAYGLVVFPAFALFGTRSILAYSAAMLLAFGVIHAWFYGAQGTLYASLFPTRTRYTGLSTVYQLSGVYASGLTPLILTALIAAGGGKPWYACGYLVGTAAISVVATLLLRPRY, from the coding sequence CTGCTGGCCAGCCTGCTCGGGACGACGATCGAGTGGTACGACTTCTTTCTCTACGCCACTGCCGCGAGCCTGGTGTTCAACCACGCGTTCTTCCCCGACCAGAGCTCGTTTGTCGGGACCATGTTGGCGTTCGCGACGTTCGCGGTCGGTTTCGTGGTGCGTCCGATCGGCGGGTTCGTCTTCGGGCATATCGGCGATCGGATCGGCCGCAAGCGCACTCTGGCACTGACCATGCTGCTGATGGGCGGTGCCACCGCGTTGATGGGCCTGCTGCCGACGGCCGCTCAGATCGGGGCGCTGGCGCCGGTGCTGCTACTGGTGCTGCGCGTCGTGCAGGGTTTCGCCCTCGGCGGTGAGTGGGCCGGCGCGGTACTGCTGGCCGTCGAGCACAGCCCACGCCACCGCCGTGGGCTGTTCGGCAGCATTCCCCAGGTCGGGCTGGCGCTGGGCCTTGCGCTCGGCACCGGAGTGTTCGTGGTGCTGCAGCTGGCCCTGTCACCGGACGCTTTCCTGGCCTATGGCTGGCGCATCGCCTTTCTGATCAGCATCGCGTTGGTGATCTTCGGCGTGGTGGTGCGCTTCCGGGTGGCCGAGACCCCCGCGTTCGAGAAGATCCGTGCCGACGACGACCGTGCGGCGGTCCCGGTGCGGGAGATCTTCCGGCCGCCGGCGCTGCGGTCCACGATCCTCGGCTTGCTGTCCCGGTGGGGTGAGGGTGCGGCGTTCAACACCTGGGGTGTGTTCACCATCGCGTATGCCACCACCACGCTGCACCTGGGCAAGGTGCCGGTGCTGATCGTGGTCACCATCTCGGCGTTGGTGATGGCAGCGCTGTTGCCGGTGTCGGGCCATCTGGCCGACCGGTTCGGCGCCCGCACGGTGTATGCCAGCGGGATCGCCGCCTACGGTCTGGTGGTGTTCCCGGCGTTCGCACTGTTCGGCACTCGCAGCATCCTGGCTTATTCGGCGGCAATGCTGTTGGCGTTCGGCGTGATTCACGCGTGGTTCTACGGCGCCCAGGGCACGCTGTACGCGTCGCTGTTCCCGACGCGCACTCGCTACACCGGGTTGTCGACGGTGTATCAGCTCTCCGGGGTGTATGCGTCGGGTCTGACGCCGCTGATCCTGACGGCGCTCATCGCCGCGGGCGGCGGCAAGCCCTGGTACGCCTGCGGGTATCTGGTCGGCACCGCCGCGATCAGCGTCGTCGCCACGCTGTTGCTGCGCCCGCGGTATTAG